The proteins below are encoded in one region of Amycolatopsis acidiphila:
- a CDS encoding MarR family winged helix-turn-helix transcriptional regulator, which yields MPTPQKTAAPPSLLYLVKQLELAVRARLDDILRPAGITSLQYTALTVLERRSGLTTAGLARNSFVTDQTMAGMVNALEDRGLISRQHDQEDRRRRVILLTDAGRDVLDRFRDEVTALETRMVSGLGPDESATLRHYLGTCHAALSARPPH from the coding sequence GTGCCCACACCGCAGAAGACCGCCGCGCCGCCGAGCCTGCTGTACCTGGTCAAACAGCTGGAGCTGGCGGTCCGCGCCCGCCTCGACGACATCCTGCGCCCCGCCGGCATCACGTCCCTGCAGTACACCGCGCTCACCGTGCTCGAACGCCGGTCCGGCCTCACCACGGCCGGGCTCGCGCGCAACTCGTTCGTCACCGACCAGACGATGGCGGGCATGGTGAACGCCCTGGAGGACCGCGGCCTCATCAGCAGGCAGCACGACCAGGAGGACCGGCGGCGGCGCGTCATCCTGCTCACCGATGCGGGACGCGACGTCCTCGACCGGTTCCGCGACGAGGTCACCGCCCTGGAGACACGCATGGTCTCGGGCCTCGGCCCGGACGAGTCCGCCACGCTGCGGCACTACCTCGGGACCTGCCATGCCGCGCTCTCGGCGCGACCTCCGCACTGA
- a CDS encoding inositol monophosphatase family protein, with protein sequence MADHRALLPVAREAVAIAHRIVLARAPVSVTAKAERDLVTDVDLAVEEAVRDFLTRETPEIGVLGEEHGRTGPAGGLWWALDPVDGTANFARGIPLCGTSLGLVEGGRGVLAAIDLPFLGVDYVAVEGYGAYAGDERIQVSGATDLADAVLAIGDFAVGEGAEVKNRARLTLLAELGARAQRIRMLGTAAIDLAWVAQGKLEGSVILANLPWDTLAGVLLVREAGGLVLDGDDTSHTAGSAATIAVCPGLRDEVMAAVRRALATG encoded by the coding sequence ATGGCTGACCACCGTGCGCTGCTGCCGGTCGCCAGGGAGGCGGTCGCGATCGCGCACCGGATCGTGCTCGCCCGCGCGCCCGTTTCGGTCACCGCCAAGGCGGAGCGCGACCTGGTGACCGATGTGGACCTGGCCGTCGAGGAGGCGGTGCGGGACTTTCTCACCAGGGAGACCCCGGAGATCGGCGTCCTCGGCGAGGAGCACGGCCGCACCGGCCCGGCGGGCGGGCTGTGGTGGGCGCTGGACCCGGTCGACGGGACGGCGAACTTCGCGCGCGGCATCCCGTTGTGCGGCACGTCCTTGGGGCTCGTCGAGGGCGGACGGGGCGTGCTCGCGGCGATCGACCTGCCGTTCCTCGGCGTGGACTACGTCGCCGTCGAAGGCTACGGCGCCTACGCGGGCGACGAGCGCATCCAGGTGTCCGGTGCGACGGATCTCGCCGACGCCGTGCTCGCGATCGGGGACTTCGCCGTGGGGGAGGGCGCCGAGGTGAAGAACCGGGCCCGGCTCACGTTGCTGGCGGAGCTGGGCGCCCGCGCGCAGCGGATCCGGATGCTCGGCACGGCCGCGATCGACCTCGCCTGGGTGGCGCAGGGAAAGCTCGAGGGCTCGGTGATCCTGGCGAACCTGCCGTGGGACACGCTGGCCGGCGTGCTGCTCGTCCGCGAAGCGGGCGGGCTGGTGCTCGACGGCGACGACACCTCGCACACCGCCGGTTCCGCGGCCACCATCGCCGTCTGCCCCGGCCTCCGCGACGAGGTCATGGCCGCGGTGCGGCGCGCGCTCGCCACCGGGTGA
- a CDS encoding GTP cyclohydrolase II: MHEQIVADEDVAESELVTRRGKFHAVAFRYGGHEHMALVHGERPPCDDVLVRVHSECMTGDIFGAVRCECGEQLDAALDAIVGEGSGVFVYLRGQEGRGIGLVAKVRTHVLQDEAGLDTVDSATSLGLPVDTRDYTPAAGILAYLGVRSVRLMSNNPDKIRSLEEHGIQVTARVPLLMPPSADNIAYLRAKRDRLGHDLPQLDQFAVRERHG, encoded by the coding sequence ATGCACGAGCAGATCGTCGCCGACGAAGACGTCGCGGAGTCCGAACTGGTGACCCGCCGCGGGAAGTTCCACGCCGTCGCCTTCCGGTACGGCGGACACGAGCACATGGCACTGGTCCACGGCGAACGGCCGCCGTGCGACGACGTGCTGGTGCGGGTGCACTCGGAGTGCATGACCGGGGACATCTTCGGCGCGGTGCGCTGCGAGTGCGGCGAACAGCTCGACGCCGCGCTGGACGCGATCGTCGGCGAGGGCAGCGGCGTCTTCGTGTACCTGCGCGGTCAGGAGGGGCGCGGCATCGGGTTGGTGGCGAAGGTGCGCACGCACGTGCTGCAGGACGAGGCGGGCCTGGACACGGTGGACTCGGCCACGAGCCTGGGCCTGCCGGTGGACACCCGGGACTACACGCCGGCCGCGGGGATCCTGGCGTACCTCGGGGTGCGCTCGGTGCGGCTGATGTCCAACAACCCCGACAAGATCCGGTCGCTGGAGGAGCACGGGATCCAGGTCACCGCCCGGGTTCCGCTGCTGATGCCGCCGAGTGCGGACAACATCGCCTACCTGCGGGCGAAACGGGACCGGCTGGGCCACGATCTACCGCAGCTGGACCAGTTCGCGGTGCGCGAGCGGCATGGCTGA
- a CDS encoding creatininase family protein: protein MDLLPFNTTAEIRESEASVAVLPVGSLEQHGAFLPLTTDTVIACTLAREIASAHPVRLLPPITISCSHEHAAWPGTVSITAKTLYSMVTDIADSLRQGGIRHLVLVNGHGGNYVLANVVQESRGAMALFPGLPEWDEARAAAGLETSSDTDMHAGELETSILLHAHPQLVRTGYETADSVAEDRRHLLTVGLAGYTRSGVLGRPSLATAGKGERVLAALVDAFRGHLALFG, encoded by the coding sequence ATGGACCTGTTGCCGTTCAACACCACCGCCGAAATCCGCGAGAGCGAAGCCTCGGTGGCGGTGCTGCCGGTCGGCAGTCTGGAGCAGCACGGCGCGTTCCTGCCCCTGACGACCGACACCGTGATCGCCTGCACGCTCGCGCGGGAGATCGCTTCGGCCCATCCGGTGCGGTTGCTGCCTCCCATCACGATCTCGTGCTCGCACGAGCACGCGGCGTGGCCGGGAACCGTGAGCATCACGGCGAAAACGCTGTACTCGATGGTCACCGACATCGCCGATTCCCTTCGTCAGGGCGGAATCCGCCATCTCGTGCTGGTCAACGGCCACGGTGGGAACTACGTGCTGGCCAACGTCGTGCAGGAGAGCCGGGGCGCCATGGCCCTGTTCCCCGGCCTGCCCGAGTGGGACGAGGCGCGGGCGGCGGCGGGGCTGGAGACCTCCAGCGACACCGACATGCACGCCGGCGAGCTCGAGACCTCCATCCTGCTGCACGCCCATCCGCAGCTGGTCCGGACCGGCTACGAGACGGCCGACTCAGTCGCCGAGGACCGGCGCCATCTGCTGACGGTGGGGCTGGCGGGCTACACGAGGTCGGGCGTGCTCGGGCGTCCTTCGCTCGCCACCGCCGGCAAGGGCGAGCGCGTGCTCGCCGCGCTCGTCGACGCGTTCCGCGGGCACCTCGCGTTGTTCGGCTGA
- a CDS encoding class I SAM-dependent methyltransferase → MTPEFSPDWLALREKADTRARAAELLEPLRAALPEGPLVVHDLGCGTGSMGRWLVPLLPRPQRWVLHDRDPRLLARAEAGIPAPAETRAGDLTALTADDLAGASLVTASALLDLLTAEEVDGLAQACTGAGCPALLTLSVAGEVEFSRPDPLDPRFSDAFNEHQRRLSGGRKLLGPDAVQTTVEAFVRRGAVVHSRRSPWRLGPGELLRQWLRGWVEAACEQRPELLPHAADYQRRRFDSEVAIGHVDLLAIGGAPCSTDSGPGSGS, encoded by the coding sequence GTGACGCCGGAGTTCAGCCCGGACTGGCTGGCACTGCGGGAAAAGGCCGACACGAGAGCGCGTGCCGCGGAACTGCTCGAGCCGTTGCGTGCGGCGCTCCCCGAAGGACCGCTGGTCGTGCACGACCTGGGCTGTGGCACGGGGTCGATGGGCCGCTGGCTGGTGCCGTTGCTGCCGCGGCCGCAGCGCTGGGTCCTGCACGACCGCGACCCGCGGCTGCTCGCCCGCGCGGAGGCGGGCATCCCAGCCCCGGCCGAGACCCGCGCCGGTGATCTGACGGCGTTGACCGCGGACGACCTGGCGGGCGCCTCGCTCGTCACCGCCTCGGCGCTGCTCGACCTGCTGACGGCGGAAGAGGTCGACGGGCTCGCGCAGGCGTGCACCGGTGCGGGCTGCCCGGCGCTGCTGACCCTTTCGGTCGCGGGCGAGGTCGAGTTCAGCCGGCCCGATCCGCTCGACCCGCGGTTCTCCGACGCCTTCAACGAGCATCAGCGGCGGCTCAGCGGTGGCCGGAAGCTGCTGGGCCCGGACGCGGTGCAGACCACGGTCGAGGCTTTCGTCCGGCGCGGCGCCGTCGTGCACAGCCGGCGCAGCCCGTGGCGGCTGGGTCCGGGTGAACTTTTGCGGCAGTGGCTTCGTGGTTGGGTAGAGGCGGCGTGCGAGCAGCGACCGGAGCTGCTGCCCCACGCCGCGGACTACCAGCGTCGCCGGTTCGACAGCGAGGTCGCGATCGGCCACGTCGACCTGCTCGCGATCGGTGGTGCGCCTTGCTCAACAGACTCTGGCCCTGGCTCAGGCTCCTGA
- a CDS encoding glycosyltransferase family 4 protein, translated as MTAVHVVLPGDVDDVTVPSGGNVYDRRLCEGLPGVHETALSESWPRPASTAGLAAALAAIPDGGVVLLDGIVACGVPEVVVPQAQRLRLAVLVHLPLADETGLTPADAADLDTRERETLRAAHVVVATSPWAARRLAAHHGLAPEKVHVVPPGTDPAPLVPGTDGVSQLLCVASVTPRKGQDLLVEALAAVEEPWRCTFAGPLRREPGFVARVRELVERHGLGDRIDLAGPLTGAALDDAYAAADLVILPSLAETYGMVVTEALARGVPVLATDVAGIAETLGVAGMTVPPGDAAALARGLRDWFGDPGRRRALRDAARVRRGMLAPWIETSRRMAAVLARL; from the coding sequence GTGACAGCGGTGCACGTCGTGCTGCCCGGCGACGTCGACGACGTGACCGTCCCCAGTGGCGGCAACGTCTACGACCGCCGCCTGTGCGAAGGGCTGCCCGGCGTGCACGAGACAGCGCTTTCCGAGTCGTGGCCACGCCCGGCGAGCACCGCCGGGCTGGCCGCGGCGCTGGCTGCGATCCCCGACGGCGGCGTGGTGCTGCTCGACGGGATAGTCGCTTGTGGAGTGCCGGAAGTCGTGGTGCCCCAGGCACAGCGGCTCCGGCTCGCCGTTCTGGTGCATCTTCCGCTCGCCGACGAGACGGGTCTCACGCCCGCGGACGCGGCCGACCTGGACACGCGGGAACGCGAGACGCTGCGCGCTGCGCACGTCGTCGTCGCGACGAGCCCGTGGGCGGCGCGGCGGCTCGCCGCACACCACGGGCTCGCCCCGGAAAAGGTGCACGTCGTCCCGCCCGGCACCGATCCCGCCCCGCTCGTGCCCGGGACCGACGGCGTCTCGCAGCTGCTCTGCGTCGCGTCGGTGACTCCGCGCAAGGGCCAGGACCTGCTCGTCGAAGCCCTCGCGGCCGTCGAGGAGCCGTGGCGGTGCACCTTCGCCGGGCCGTTGCGCCGGGAGCCGGGCTTCGTCGCGCGCGTGCGGGAGCTGGTCGAGCGGCACGGCCTGGGCGACCGGATCGACCTCGCCGGCCCGCTGACCGGCGCCGCGCTCGACGACGCCTACGCGGCCGCCGATCTCGTGATCCTGCCCTCGCTGGCCGAGACCTACGGCATGGTCGTGACGGAGGCGCTCGCGCGCGGCGTCCCCGTATTGGCCACCGACGTCGCCGGGATCGCGGAAACCCTTGGTGTGGCGGGAATGACGGTACCGCCGGGCGATGCGGCCGCGTTGGCACGGGGCCTGCGGGACTGGTTCGGCGACCCGGGGCGGCGGCGGGCGCTTCGCGACGCGGCGCGCGTTCGCCGTGGCATGCTGGCGCCGTGGATCGAGACATCCCGCCGGATGGCGGCGGTGCTGGCACGGCTGTGA
- a CDS encoding 6-pyruvoyl trahydropterin synthase family protein translates to MFSITVRDHIMVAHSFRGEVFGPAQRLHGATFVVDATFRRAELDADNIVVDIGLATTELGAVLAALNYRNLDDEPAFEGVNTSTEFLAKHIADTLAERVHAGALGEGARGLAGIAVTLHESHVASAGYEREL, encoded by the coding sequence ATGTTCAGCATCACCGTCCGCGACCACATCATGGTCGCCCACAGCTTCCGCGGCGAGGTCTTCGGCCCGGCACAGCGCCTGCACGGCGCCACCTTCGTGGTGGACGCGACGTTCCGCCGCGCCGAGCTCGACGCCGACAACATCGTCGTCGACATCGGACTGGCCACCACCGAGCTGGGCGCGGTGCTCGCCGCCCTCAACTACCGCAACCTCGACGACGAGCCCGCGTTCGAGGGCGTCAACACCTCGACCGAGTTCCTCGCCAAGCACATCGCCGACACGCTCGCCGAGCGGGTGCACGCCGGGGCACTCGGCGAGGGTGCGCGCGGCCTCGCCGGGATCGCCGTGACGCTGCACGAGTCCCACGTCGCCTCCGCGGGCTACGAGCGCGAACTGTGA
- a CDS encoding zinc-dependent alcohol dehydrogenase, translating to MTRDGQAFWFKPPHGGEIRALTLGAPGPGEVLVRTLFSGVSRGTEALVFRGGVPPNQYEIMRAPFQEGEFPGPVKYGYLNVGVVEEGPDELAGRTVFCLYPHQTRYVVPADAVTVVPGSVPPERAILAGTIETAVNALWDAAPLVGDRIAVVGAGMVGSSVAGVLAGFPGARVQLVDQDPERAKIAEAFGIEFASPQEAAGECDLVVHASASEAGLARSLELLGTEGEVIELSWYGDRKVSVPLGEFFHSRRLAVRSSQVGAVSPARRARRTYRDRLALALDLLSDPAFDVLITGESRFAELPEVLPRLAGGELPALCHRIVYGS from the coding sequence ATGACACGAGACGGACAGGCGTTCTGGTTCAAACCCCCCCACGGCGGGGAGATCCGGGCGCTCACCCTCGGTGCCCCCGGGCCCGGGGAGGTGCTGGTCCGCACGCTGTTCTCCGGGGTGAGCCGGGGTACCGAGGCGCTGGTGTTCCGGGGCGGCGTGCCACCCAACCAGTACGAGATCATGCGGGCGCCGTTCCAGGAGGGCGAGTTCCCCGGGCCGGTGAAGTACGGCTACCTCAACGTCGGCGTCGTGGAGGAGGGGCCTGACGAACTGGCCGGGCGGACCGTGTTCTGCCTCTACCCGCACCAGACCCGGTACGTCGTGCCCGCGGATGCCGTGACCGTCGTGCCCGGCTCGGTGCCGCCCGAACGGGCAATCCTCGCCGGCACGATCGAGACGGCCGTGAACGCCTTGTGGGACGCCGCGCCGCTCGTCGGCGACCGCATCGCCGTGGTCGGGGCAGGCATGGTGGGCTCCAGCGTCGCCGGCGTGCTCGCCGGGTTTCCCGGTGCGCGGGTGCAGCTGGTCGACCAGGACCCGGAGCGGGCGAAGATCGCGGAGGCGTTCGGGATCGAGTTCGCCTCGCCGCAGGAGGCGGCGGGGGAGTGCGACCTCGTCGTGCACGCCAGCGCCAGCGAGGCGGGTCTCGCGCGGTCGCTGGAGCTGCTGGGCACCGAGGGCGAGGTGATCGAGCTGAGCTGGTACGGCGACCGGAAGGTCAGCGTGCCGCTGGGGGAGTTCTTCCATTCGCGGCGGCTGGCGGTGCGCAGCAGCCAGGTGGGAGCGGTCTCGCCCGCGCGGCGCGCCCGGCGGACCTATCGCGACCGGCTCGCTCTGGCCCTCGACCTCCTGTCCGATCCGGCCTTCGACGTCCTGATCACCGGGGAAAGCCGGTTCGCCGAGCTGCCCGAGGTGCTGCCGCGGCTCGCCGGGGGCGAGCTTCCGGCGTTGTGCCACCGGATTGTCTACGGTTCGTGA
- a CDS encoding CDP-alcohol phosphatidyltransferase family protein, whose product MITRAQYSTAGPAQELTAAVSAQLLLLAVLTTAAGLGPAGWLAGSVFAATLWALLTSALHRSRSHALGPADLVTLARAVLVGGVAALVADRLGTQPPALFVTLASVALALDAVDGQVARRTGTVSALGARFDMEVDAFLILTLSVQLALTQGAWVLAIGAMRYGFVAAAWALPWLRGALPPSLARKTVAAAQGIALVVAGAGVLPALAAVVLTGTALALLTWSFGRDVHRLWRHRDQSQSRRLNSTYSAPAMTTIATVDAMKPDHCEYPG is encoded by the coding sequence ATGATCACACGAGCTCAGTACAGCACGGCCGGGCCGGCGCAGGAGCTGACCGCCGCGGTGAGTGCCCAGCTCCTGCTGCTGGCCGTGCTCACCACCGCGGCCGGGCTCGGCCCCGCCGGCTGGCTCGCCGGCTCGGTGTTCGCGGCCACGCTGTGGGCGCTGCTCACCTCGGCGCTGCACCGCTCGCGGTCGCACGCGCTCGGCCCCGCCGACCTTGTCACCCTCGCCAGGGCGGTGCTCGTCGGCGGGGTCGCCGCGCTGGTCGCCGACCGGCTCGGCACGCAGCCCCCCGCGCTGTTCGTCACGCTGGCCTCGGTCGCGCTCGCGCTCGACGCGGTGGACGGGCAGGTGGCGCGGCGCACCGGCACGGTCTCGGCGCTGGGTGCGCGGTTCGACATGGAGGTCGACGCGTTCCTGATCCTCACGCTCAGCGTCCAGCTCGCGCTCACCCAGGGCGCGTGGGTGCTGGCGATCGGCGCGATGCGCTACGGCTTCGTCGCGGCGGCGTGGGCGCTGCCGTGGCTGCGCGGGGCGCTGCCGCCGAGCCTCGCCCGCAAGACGGTCGCCGCGGCACAGGGCATCGCGCTCGTCGTCGCCGGCGCCGGAGTGCTCCCCGCCCTCGCCGCCGTCGTGCTCACCGGTACCGCACTGGCGCTGCTGACCTGGTCATTCGGCCGGGACGTGCACCGGCTGTGGCGCCACCGCGATCAGAGCCAGTCGCGCCGTTTGAACAGCACGTACAGCGCGCCGGCGATGACGACGATCGCGACCGTGGACGCGATGAAGCCCGACCACTGCGAATACCCGGGATAG
- a CDS encoding magnesium transporter CorA family protein, whose protein sequence is MARTRAYRNGVLEAEDFPPEELSEYLRDTSVTVWYDLCAPTEQDLAVVSQELGLHRLAVEDAVSEHQRSKLDRYDTHSFLTAYAVELDQESGVLASAEIDAFVTERALVTVRKSDHFDIEAVVARWDSAAELAKSGVAFLLHGLLDYVVDGYFESVQSLDDQIEALEDLVFADRVDHKDMQRRSLHLRKSLVKLRRVVLPMREVVNSLMRHDLGLVDETMAPYFQDVYDHVLRASEWTESLRDLVTTIRETQLTIQGNRLNVIMKKLTGWAAIIAVPTAITGFYGQNVPYPGYSQWSGFIASTVAIVVIAGALYVLFKRRDWL, encoded by the coding sequence ATGGCCCGCACACGCGCGTACCGCAACGGGGTCCTCGAGGCCGAGGACTTCCCGCCGGAAGAGCTCTCGGAGTACCTGCGCGACACGAGCGTGACCGTGTGGTACGACCTGTGCGCGCCGACGGAACAGGATCTCGCCGTGGTGAGCCAGGAGCTGGGCCTGCACCGGCTGGCGGTCGAGGACGCGGTCTCCGAGCACCAGCGCTCCAAGCTGGACCGGTACGACACCCACTCGTTCCTCACCGCCTACGCGGTCGAGCTGGACCAGGAGTCCGGGGTCCTCGCGAGCGCCGAAATCGACGCGTTCGTGACGGAACGTGCACTGGTGACGGTCCGCAAGTCCGATCACTTCGACATCGAAGCGGTCGTCGCGCGCTGGGACTCCGCCGCCGAGCTGGCCAAGAGCGGCGTCGCGTTCCTGCTGCACGGCCTGCTCGACTACGTCGTCGACGGCTACTTCGAGTCGGTGCAGTCGCTCGACGACCAGATCGAGGCGCTCGAGGACCTGGTGTTCGCCGACCGGGTGGACCACAAGGACATGCAGCGCCGCTCACTGCACCTGCGCAAGAGCCTGGTGAAGCTGCGGCGGGTGGTGCTGCCGATGCGCGAGGTCGTGAACTCGCTGATGCGCCACGACCTCGGGCTCGTCGACGAGACCATGGCGCCGTACTTCCAGGACGTCTACGACCACGTGCTGCGCGCGTCGGAGTGGACGGAGTCCCTGCGCGACCTGGTCACCACGATCCGCGAGACCCAGCTGACGATCCAGGGCAACCGGCTCAACGTGATCATGAAGAAGCTGACCGGCTGGGCGGCGATCATCGCGGTGCCCACCGCGATCACCGGCTTCTACGGGCAGAACGTGCCCTATCCCGGGTATTCGCAGTGGTCGGGCTTCATCGCGTCCACGGTCGCGATCGTCGTCATCGCCGGCGCGCTGTACGTGCTGTTCAAACGGCGCGACTGGCTCTGA
- a CDS encoding PP2C family protein-serine/threonine phosphatase produces MPDRLASFGLPAAMRLAATVRRATRDTPDPAGAIAQEIHGWFTRELAGVRVFVAGELAGLAGEPDAAAEAHSFGGALDGDKTYRVALHASAEVPADAAGDFAVVAAAVRAALTGEDGVAAVEDAAAARAEELERVVERLRAEAVVVDTLHAVGRRLTAQLELDVLVQEATDAATRVTGAAFGAFFYNLINEYGESYTLYTLSGVPRSAFSSFPMPRNTQVFAPTFDGVGTVRSGDITRDPRYGHNAPHYGMPEGHLPVRSYLAVPVIAPSTGEVLGGFFFGHDEPGRFDERGEYLAEGIAGYTAIALDNARFFARERTMASELARSMVPKAPAIDGMRIVSRYQPASTGSKVGGDWFDVIELGQGRTAFVIGDVVGHGVTAAAIMGQVRTAIRSCALLELSPSEVLHTVSQLVGATPEASFVTCLYAVHDRADDTLTYANAGHLPAVLLAGDGTTEEIGEALAMPLGVGTEFPQEKCGFAPGMRLVLYTDGLIESHTRDLTEGMTILLDKLNALAASADVEATCDELIRSLTGSRHDDDVALLYVHYE; encoded by the coding sequence GTGCCTGACCGTCTGGCTTCGTTCGGCCTGCCGGCGGCGATGCGGCTCGCGGCCACCGTCCGCCGCGCCACCCGGGACACACCGGATCCCGCCGGCGCGATCGCGCAGGAGATCCACGGCTGGTTCACCCGCGAGCTGGCCGGAGTGCGGGTGTTCGTGGCGGGCGAGCTCGCCGGCCTGGCGGGCGAACCGGATGCGGCGGCCGAAGCGCACTCCTTCGGCGGAGCCCTCGACGGCGACAAGACCTACCGGGTCGCGCTGCACGCGTCGGCCGAGGTGCCCGCGGACGCCGCGGGCGACTTCGCGGTGGTCGCCGCGGCGGTCCGCGCGGCGCTGACCGGCGAGGACGGGGTGGCGGCGGTCGAGGACGCGGCCGCCGCGCGGGCCGAGGAGCTGGAACGGGTCGTCGAGCGGCTGCGCGCCGAAGCGGTCGTGGTCGACACTCTGCACGCCGTCGGCCGCCGGCTCACCGCGCAGCTCGAGCTCGACGTACTGGTGCAGGAAGCCACGGACGCGGCCACCCGGGTCACCGGCGCCGCGTTCGGCGCCTTCTTCTACAACCTGATCAACGAGTACGGCGAGTCCTACACGCTCTACACGCTTTCCGGGGTGCCGCGCTCGGCATTCTCCAGCTTTCCCATGCCCCGCAACACACAGGTCTTCGCGCCGACGTTCGACGGGGTCGGCACGGTCCGCAGCGGCGACATCACCCGCGACCCCCGCTACGGCCACAACGCCCCACACTACGGGATGCCGGAGGGGCACCTGCCGGTGCGCAGCTACCTCGCGGTGCCGGTGATCGCGCCGTCCACCGGCGAGGTGCTCGGCGGGTTCTTCTTCGGCCACGACGAGCCGGGCCGGTTCGACGAGCGCGGGGAGTACCTGGCGGAGGGCATCGCGGGCTACACCGCGATCGCGCTGGACAACGCGCGGTTCTTCGCGCGGGAGCGGACGATGGCCAGTGAGCTGGCGCGCAGCATGGTGCCGAAGGCGCCGGCGATCGACGGGATGCGGATCGTCTCGCGCTACCAGCCCGCGTCCACCGGGTCGAAGGTCGGCGGCGACTGGTTCGACGTGATCGAGCTGGGGCAGGGGCGGACCGCGTTCGTCATCGGCGACGTCGTGGGCCATGGCGTGACAGCCGCGGCGATCATGGGCCAGGTGCGCACCGCGATCCGCTCGTGTGCGCTGCTGGAGCTGTCGCCGTCGGAGGTGCTGCACACCGTGTCGCAGCTCGTCGGGGCGACACCCGAGGCGTCGTTCGTGACCTGCCTCTACGCGGTGCACGACCGGGCCGACGACACGCTCACCTACGCCAACGCCGGGCACCTTCCCGCGGTGCTGCTCGCCGGGGACGGGACGACCGAGGAGATCGGCGAGGCGCTCGCGATGCCGCTCGGCGTCGGCACCGAGTTCCCGCAGGAGAAGTGCGGCTTCGCGCCCGGCATGCGGCTCGTGCTCTACACCGACGGCCTCATCGAGAGCCACACCCGCGATCTGACCGAGGGTATGACGATCCTGCTGGACAAGCTGAACGCCCTGGCCGCGAGCGCCGACGTCGAGGCCACCTGCGACGAGCTGATCCGCAGCCTGACCGGCAGCCGCCACGACGACGACGTGGCCCTGCTGTACGTCCACTACGAATGA
- a CDS encoding ATP-binding protein — protein MLPALAANASDLRHRLDEWAVTAGLAPELVEVMSLAVYEAMANAVEHAYRTASPARCG, from the coding sequence GTGCTGCCCGCGCTCGCGGCGAACGCGAGCGATCTGCGGCACCGGCTCGACGAGTGGGCGGTCACGGCCGGGCTGGCTCCCGAGCTGGTCGAGGTGATGAGCCTGGCGGTCTACGAGGCCATGGCCAACGCAGTCGAGCACGCCTACCGCACCGCGAGCCCGGCACGCTGCGGATGA
- a CDS encoding STAS domain-containing protein produces MTAEDRIPEENGTVIAEPAGDAVVLRVTGELDLATAPKLQRKVDGALREGPPAVLVIDLSGVTFLASAGMAVLVAAHRGSGERTRVRVVAASRVTLRPLELTKLTTELAVYPTTEQAMAG; encoded by the coding sequence ATGACAGCCGAAGACCGCATCCCCGAGGAGAACGGGACCGTCATCGCGGAGCCCGCGGGGGACGCGGTGGTCCTGCGGGTGACGGGGGAGCTGGACCTGGCCACCGCCCCCAAACTGCAGCGGAAGGTCGACGGCGCCCTGCGCGAGGGACCGCCCGCGGTGCTCGTGATCGACCTCAGTGGGGTGACCTTCCTGGCCTCGGCCGGGATGGCGGTGCTGGTCGCGGCCCACCGCGGGAGCGGCGAGCGCACCCGGGTCCGGGTGGTGGCCGCCAGCAGGGTGACCCTGCGGCCGCTGGAGCTGACGAAGCTGACCACCGAGCTGGCTGTGTACCCGACGACCGAGCAGGCCATGGCGGGCTGA
- a CDS encoding DUF5709 domain-containing protein — protein sequence MADWPDDNDDDVFEQLDGADTLEYGRPEDPLDEGYTAAERPWAAAGWGTTPREEEAGEGLGRRLGRELPDGRQDDGDGLGDSGDTDGELIDDEVGDLRAGRLVAGDGGDNELWATDIGVDGAGASAEEAAIHLVPESDER from the coding sequence ATGGCCGACTGGCCGGATGACAACGATGACGACGTTTTCGAGCAGCTCGACGGCGCCGACACACTCGAGTACGGGCGCCCCGAGGACCCGCTCGACGAGGGCTACACCGCCGCCGAGCGTCCCTGGGCCGCCGCCGGCTGGGGGACCACCCCCCGCGAGGAGGAGGCCGGGGAAGGCCTCGGCCGGCGGCTGGGGCGCGAGCTGCCCGACGGCCGCCAGGACGACGGGGACGGCCTCGGCGACTCCGGCGACACCGACGGCGAGCTGATCGACGACGAGGTCGGCGACCTGCGTGCCGGCCGCCTCGTCGCGGGCGACGGCGGCGACAACGAGCTGTGGGCGACCGACATCGGCGTCGACGGCGCGGGCGCCTCCGCCGAGGAGGCCGCGATCCACCTCGTCCCCGAATCCGACGAGCGCTGA